DNA from Delphinus delphis chromosome 8, mDelDel1.2, whole genome shotgun sequence:
ACCGTCCCCTTGTCCCACCAGCCTCCTGAGTGGCAGCTGCCCGCGCCACCACTACAGCATCCCAGTCCCGGGCGACGGCGCATGTTCCCCCAGCCTGGCCGCCGCTGAGCCAGGACACTCACTGCAGTTTTGGGTCGGGCAGCACGCCCCCTCCTTATAGGCCAGGATGGAGCGCGAGCCTTCCGGGCAGTCCACGGGCGCGGGGCAGTGTGTGGTGTTGCAGACTGCAGCAGACGGAAGGGGGCGTCAGGGCACCTGCCTCCCTCCCGAGCCTGAGTGTCGCCTCTCCCTGGGGGTCTCCAGGAGTACTGACTACCCAGTGGACAGGTGGTAGGCTCCCCAGGGGGTGCCCACGCCACAGGGGACGAGGCTTCTGCTCGGCGCTGACCTCCATGGTACCCCTCACCCTTGAGCCTTCCTGCTGGGGGTCAGCAGCTGAAGCCACATACAGGGAGGGTATGCCCACCACCCTCCTGGGGTGTGCCGCCAGGTGCCAGCACCTCGGGACCCTTCAGGGGCAAAGCTGGCCAGCCCTGAGCCTGACCCGGCCTGGGGCTCACCGCAGGTGTACTGGGGACAGCACTGGCCGGTCTGCAGGGCCGCGGGCACTGGCACGAAGCCAGGCTCGGggcaggcggggggcggggcgcggggccgAGTCTGGCAGCTCAGAGTCCAGGTGCCGTCCTTGCAGGTGCACTCCTGGCAGCCCACGCTGACAGTGTGGCCAGGCTGTTAGGGGAAGGACATGGGACCCCCGGGCCCACGGCTGAGGGCCTGCAAGGGGTCTTCCAAAgtgtgggtggggctgagggctgCTGGGGCTCTGGGAGGCCCATGGGGGCCAGgaggcggggtgggagggggttgtGCGGGCGACCGGCCTCCCTCCCCACCGTCCCCACCTTCACTGTGTGGGAGCAGGGTGGGGGGTTGTCTCCAGGGAGGGCGGGATGCGGCCAGCCTTGGGGCCAGCACCCACCCTCCTCCAGGGCCGTGCAAGGAGGCCTCCTGAGTCTTTGCTCAGGAAAACCTGGCCCCTCCTCTGAGTCCCCCGAGGGTGCCACACTCACCTCCACAGGCTCCCCGTCGGGCCCCACGCAACCTGGAGGAAAAGAGAGGGCGTCATCGCTGGGCTTCCATGGCCCCCAGCCCGTCACGGGCAGACCCGGTGTCAGGGGCAGACCcggtgtcaggggctgggggaaaccTAGGCTGTGGTGGAAAGCCCTGGGGTCTGGCTGAGAAGTGCAGAGCCCGAGGGCCCAGTGCGTGGAAGCCCCAAGCCCAGCCCCAGGGACGTACTGCTGCAGTTGGCTGGCACGCAGACCTCTGAGCTCGAGCTGAACAGCGTCATGTCCTCCGGGCAGAAGCAGCCTTCTGTGATGGGAATGGCTTCCGGGAGGGCCCTGTGGGGAGCGGAGGGGGAGCGGGCCGTGACCTCCAGGGTGGGGAGAGGCGGCCTGGGGACACAGGGCGGGGTGGGCGTGTCCCAGAGGGAGAGGGCAGGTGCTTACAGGGTATTGGCACTGTTGTTCATGTAACAGTAGGAAGGATTGGACGGGCCGCAGGGCCGGTACACCTTGTCAGCAGGGCAGGTGAAACCTGTGCGAAGGGTGAGGCCACACCTGAGGCCGGAGGGCACGAGAGGCGAGGCCTGGCCTGGGCCCCGCTGGCTGGAGCTCTTGGCCcaggcacctgctgtgtgccctgCACCGCCCAGCCTGTCCGAGCCCTGGACCCCTGCACCCTGGGCCCAGGTGCTCTGACCTGGATTCCCCTCTTGTCCCTCCAGGAAACAAATGCACTCCATCCTGGGCTCAGCCCTCCTCCTCCCGGAAGCCCACCCTGACCGCCCAAGCCCACCCATGGATTGCCCAGTGTGTCTGTCCCCTCGAACATGCTGATTGCCACCGCCCAGCGGGACGGGGCactctggggcggggggggggagggggcactcACGGCACTCGTGGGCGGTCAGGCCCCGCCAGTCGATGCACACGCTGAGGGACGCGCAGAGGGCGGCGTACAGCTCCAGGCTGGAGCACCTCGTGTCCACCGTGGGCGCGTGGCACTGGTCAAAGGCGCAGGCTTGGTAGTATGGCCACGGGGGGATCACCGAGTGACACGGCTTGAAGACCCTGCAGCACAGAGACACACGGGTCATGGGGCAGCTCCGTGGTGGGGTTGCCAGGCTGTAGGCTTTCCCTAATGAAGGGCCCCGAGGGAGAGGCGTCACTGGGCCGACCTGTGTGCCGAGGGACCCCAGCCTCTGGGGCCATCTGTGTGCGGCGGGGAGGGTGTCTGGCTGCAACACAGCTTTTCTTTCTGCAAATTCTCCGCTGGGCTCCCCCCGTGCCCTGCACGCCCGGGTGCTGCCGCCGGCTGAGGACTTACGCCCGGAGCCACCATGAGCTGCCTCAGCGCCTCAGAGGCCGACCCGCCACGAGCCCCGCTGGGCTCTGCGCCTGGCGTTCCAGCAGCCGTGACCCCTCTCCCTTGGAGCCCCCTGCAGGCCCGCCCACCTCTTCCTATCTCCCAGGCAGCGTGGGATTAGCAGGGCTACTCAAcaccccccacaccccagccctgccagggaaTCTCACTTGCTCAGAATTAGCTGGCAGATTGGCGAAGGTAGGCACGAGGTGGACGTTTTCTTGGGCTCAACTGTGGTGGGTGTCAGGGGAGGCCTGCTGCAGGATGGCTGGCCGGGGTGTGTCACATTCCAGTGGCCGGGCATGTCGGAGCAGGAGGGTACCACCGCCCCCCCGGGCAGGCGGCACTCGTCCTTCTGGTCATTGGTACAGGTGCCTGGGGCGTGGAAGCAGCGGTCAGTCAGCCGGGGAAAGCAGAGGCACCCTCACCCTCCCTTGGGGTGCTGGGGGCCGGGCCCCAGCGTCTCCGCGCAGCACTCGATGGGTTGCTGTGGGACCTGTcccctgacctccctgtgctttcTTTTGCCTCCAAGAAGCCAGACCCTGGGGCAGTTCCCAAAGAGGCCTCACGTATGGGCCACATGGCCAGGCCCCTGGGCCGTGTGCCGCACATTCTTGGTGCAGCTGGAaagcagaatcacctggaggctcCGCGCCACACGGGCGGCCTCACCCCCAGCCAAGAATGCAGTTCTTGGAGGGACACACCCGAGGCCGACCCTTCGCACACCAGACACTCCCGGCCAGAGAAAGGGCCCAGAGTGCGGAGGGCCAGAGCGGGGCTGGGCCGGGCGCTCACCGCACTGCCCCTCCGTGTTGTTGGCGAACTTGCTGAAGGGCAGCTCCACAGAGAAGATGAGGCCACTGAACATGACCTGGACACCAAGGGCGGGGATGGTCACGTACATCTTGATGCCGATTTGGGAGACGACAATGCCGTCTTTCCGGAAGCCGGGTCTGACCACCTCACCGTTGAAGATGATCTAGACGGGGACCCAGCAAGGGAAAGAGAACCGGGTGGCGATCAGCCAGTGCCTGGCGCCCCGAGTCCACCCGGCACAAATGGGGGCTGCCCGCAGGGCGTCCCCACCTCATTGGTCATCACCCCTCCGACGGGCTTGCGGGTCAGCACGACGCGGTCCTGCTGGTACTCGATGATGATGGACTGTAGGCAGGGCAGCCCATCCTCAGCATCACAGAAGTAGGTGTCGATCAGCACCCGGAAGTGTCCGAACACGGGCACGATCTGCTGTACCGGCACATATGTGCAGTTGTCCAGAAACGTGTAGTACGTACCATCGAAAGTGATGTGGTGGGGTTTGCCCCAGCGGCTACACACGCCTGCGGGAGGACGAGCCGCCTTACCTGGCCGCACCACGGGCCTCCTCCCACCGCCCCGGGGCTCCCGCAGGGGCAGGTGTGTCCCGCGCCAAGCGGAGCAGGCGACTGCCCTGTTGTCGGGACCCACACGCCAACAGCACACAGAACTCTGTCCAGTAGGTGCCCAAAGAGGCCGAGAAGTGGGGCCAGACTCCGGACGCCCCCTCGCGCCTGCGTGGCCCGGCTGCTCTGGGCTTGGGCAGGGTTCCGCCGGGCacctggggaggaggctgggcgCCACCACCGCTGCCCTGACCTTGGGAAGTCCTTCCTGGGTCCCACTGATTCCGTCCTGCCTTCTCTGCCATGGCCGCCACCCCGGCCCCGCCCACTCACACTTGCACTCGTAGGGTGGGCAGCAGTCCTCCGGGTGGGCCACCATCACAGCAGGGTAGCCGTTGGCGCAGGTGGGCTTCTGCCTCTTTGGACACTGGCGCGCTCTCACGGTGATGACCCCGTTGCCCTCACAAGTGGCCTCAGAGCAGTTGGGCATGGCCCAGGTTTCGCCATTCTGCGGAAGCAAAGACTGCTGCAGGGCCTTGCCCTGACGTGGCGCCCACCCCTCGGGGCTCAGGGCTCGCCTGGGTCTCCGGGGAGAGAAGAGCCACCAGGATTGGGACCAATACTCACACCaggcctctcctcccccagcacccCCCCGAGCGCCCGGCCGACTGGGAGGGGCTCCGGGTGTTGGAGGttgcccccttccccctctgcccaTTTCCACCCACCCACCGTTTCCACTCCTTGGCCGTTTGACCCTGTCCGGAGCATCAGTCACCTGCTCTAGCCCCCTTTATAGGCAACAGATTCTCAACCTCGGGCCCCACGCTCCTGGCGCCCCCTCCCAGAAGTTCTGGAGGACCAGAAATGGCCGCTCGCCATGGTCAGCCTACGTCAGCCGAGGGGCCACCAATGGCCGCTCGCCATGGTCAGCCTACGTCAGCCGAGGGGCCACCAACCTTCATGCACCCTTGACGCCACAGCCTACTTTGAATGATGCGGAGGGTCCCTGCCCTGGCCGCCCCGAGCCCCCGAGAAGGGCAGAAAAGGTGAGGTTACCGTTCTTGGGGGGACTGCATTTGGGCATCCTCCCTGAGTAACGGACACAGAGGCAGAAGGGGAGGACACTGGCGTGGAGGTGGCCGGGGCGGGAGGTGGTGTGCTGGTGGGACAGGTGTGGTCGGTCCGCCTGACCACGTGGCAGTGCAGGCTGCAAAGGGCATAATAGCAGTGCCCGGAGAGGTCCGTCTGCTGGTAAATGATGGATCCTGCAAGAAAAGGAACGGGAGGGCACTAGGAGAGCCAAGAAGCGATCACCAGGAGGGACTCTAACCAGGCTGGTGGTCCACCTGGGTGCTGGGCTGGCAGGTGGCCTTCCTTCCCAGGTGTAGATGGCATATCCTCAGAGACGGCTTACTGCCTTCCTATACAAAAGACCTAGCCCTTTCGCAAAGACaaggcacccctccctccccttaacACCATAGTTTTGTGAACAGGACAACAGTGACCAGGGtcagcacacaccacacacccagGTAGAGTACACATACCTGCGGAGTATAACCTGGACGCCACACTGCAGTAGCACGTGGATGTGGAGGGCGCTGCGGAGCTAGGGGAGGTCACCAGGGAAACCGTGGGGGTGGTGGACTCTGGAGAGAGTGAGGGCTGCGGACTTGCAGTCACAGAGCTGACAGGGCAGCCTTTCTGGGGCTCACAGCACAGCATGCGCACCTCGTAGTTGAGGCACATCCTGAACTTGCCCTTCTGGTCCCGGTTCCGACACACCAAGCCCACTTCCGGGCTGCACTGCACCACCTGGCCCAGCGTCTGGATGCCGACGTCTGGGTGGTTCTTGGCTCGGCACTCCAGGGCGCTGATGTATTCGGGTTGGCGGCAgatcttctctcctcttctgacGATGTTGCTGTAGGTTTCAAAGTCTCCTCCGTGGGGCCCAGGAGATGGGAAGTCCTCATCGAACCACTTGGTCCACGTGCACTGTGGCTGGCAGGAGGTGGTCCAGGGTTGGGAGTGGGTTGTTTCAGGTATAGAGACAAAAGTTGTGCTGGTTGTAGGAGCGGTGGTTGGGCCGGTTGTCTCCACAGTGGTGGTGCTGGTTGTAGGAGCTGTGGTTGGGCCGGTTGTCTCCACAGTGGTGGTGCTGGTTGTAGGAGCTGTGGTTGGGCCGGTTGTCTCCACAGTGGTGGTGCTGCTTATAGGCACTGCGGTTGAACTGGTTGTCTGCACCGTGGTTGCACTGGATGTGGCCTCATGGAAGGTGGTCCCTGTCTGGCTGGTGACACTCACACTTGAGGTGCTGGAGACTGTGACATGTGTGACAGGGCAGCCTTTCTGTGGCTCACAGCACAGCATGCGCACCTCATAGTTGAGGCACATCCTGAACTTGCCCTTCTGGTCCCGGTTCCGACACACCAAGCCCACTTCCGGGCTGCACTGCACCACCTGGCCCAGCGTCTGGATGCCGACGTCTGGGTGGTTCTCGGCTCGGCACTCCACCGCCCTCGGTGCTCGGCAAACCCGGTACCCATAGGCACGGAGGTTCTCCAGCGTGTCGAAGTCACCGCTGTCTCTGCCCCATCCCGGACGGCTGACATCCAGCCATGGCGACCACTGGCATTCCTCCCCACAGCGGGGCCGGGACGAGGGCGGGGCGGAGGCTGTGGGAGGGGTTGGTCCAGGGGATGTGCCCGGGGTGGTGGCCGGGGCCGAGCTCGGAGCGTGTGCTGTCTTTTCGGACGGGCTGGGGTGTGTGCTGGGTGGAAGCGTCGAGCTCACGACTGAGGGCAGGAGAGAAAGGGCGAGCGTCAGGGGCCAGGGCTCCCCACACTCCTTGAGGacagcccccccgccccctctgTCAGTGTCAGCTGCCTGTCTGTCTCCACCCATGACGGGAACTTGGGAGACAGGGCAGTCGCCAAGCGTCCGGGATATGCCCAAACCTGGCAGGGGTAAAGCTCACTGCAGCTGAGTCAAGGGGTGAATTAAGCGCCCCGGAATCTAAAGCCAGAGCTACAGGGGCTCTTCACCCTCGGGGGAAGCTCTAATAAGGCCCTAAGTCACCCTTAGAAGAGGTTAGGACGCGGAGGTGCCTGGCCCTGGTGCGACGCAAGGCGATCGGAGAGCAGTGGATCCAGGCGGGGACTCCCCAGCCGGCTTCCCGTGGTCCTCTCCCCAGGAGCTAACCTGGGGTACCTTTGCTCACAGCCCCTGCCCCATGCTGGGTGCCGCAGCCCTGAGAGCATGACTGGGGACACGGGTCCTGCCAGCCTCGCGGTGGCTGCGGGCTGACCGGCACAGGGACATGCCCTCTGTCCCGTCCCGGCTCCTTCCTGCCGCtcggggccaggggtggggggacggCACCACCCGGTCGGCACCCCGCCTGTCTGCCTTACCGATCGGTGTAGAGAAGGCGAAGgtggtttggggggtgggggtggtagtGTTGCAGTCTTCGACCCTCCTCTCGATGGTGCCGTTAGCCCCACAGTGGGCAAAGATGCAGCCCCCCGTGCCGTCTGTCGTGTGGTAGATGACTTCCCTGGGACGGAAGCGCCTCCCGTCGTAGGTGCAGACACAGGCTGTGGGGAGGACAGCAGCCAGGCGGTTAGGGGGCCGGGGCGCAGGCGGGGACCCGAGACCCCGGGCGCAAGGAGGGCCGCCCACCACTCACCCTCAGAGTGGTAGGTGCACTGCACGCCGCTCTCGGTGCAAACGCTGGCGACAGAAGGGAGATGAGTCTGGGGGTGGAGACTCACCcaggggcaggcaggcaggggaagCCCCACTGGGGTCCCTGGGGGCCACGCCTCAGCCCCAGAGGTCACGCCCTCTCAGGGAGCCCTTCCTATCAATGACCAGAGAAGGCAGCTCgagcatggccactgagcccccTGGACCTTCTGAAGGCCACTCCCTCTCCAGGGTGTCTTCCCAGAGGTCCTTGGGCCGTGTCATGACTCAGCTTCCCCTCTGGCCCCTTTCTTCACCCCCAGACCCCCCACCCTCATCCTGCATAAAGGAAGCTCCCTGTTGGACCCCACAGAAAACCCAGGCTGGGGGACCCTCTGGCCCTGAAGGAGGGAGGCTGTGCTGGGGGGTGGCCAGGTGGGGCCTTTCCCCAGTAGCGGAGGGCTGGGCGAATCCCCCACGTGCTCCAGGGTCCTCGCGGCTCCCGCCAAGCGCCTCACCAGTGGTGGCAGTTCTTTTCCGAGGGCACCACAGAGCCCGGCCGGTAGGACTTGCCCTGGACGCGGCAGGGCAGTGGTGGGGTCGGGGTTGGGCATGAAGCTACACATCGCATCTGGTCCTCATCGAAGATGGGGGCCTCTGATGGGCACTTGGGGTAGCAGCCTGGGGACCAGAGAGGCCTGAGTCCCAGCCACACCAACTGCCCAGTGCCTCAGCCCCGCCTCgactcagcccccagccctggaccCCACCACGCCATGGGGAGCTTGAGGCTATGGCCGCAAAAGCACCCCGAGGGGTCAGGAGCCGCCCAGCCTGGATCCCCAGGACAAACCTTGGCCCCAACCACCGTCTCCCCAGCACGGCCCCGCCCAGACCAGCAGGGCAGCAGCGCACCTTCCAGGCCACGGGCGTCGTGCAGGTACTGGCCGCGGGGGTTCCGGCAGGTCCTCAGGTAGGGGGCCCCGCAGGGCTGGTAGTGCCACTCGCAGTGGCCCTTGGGGTTGTCGTAGTCGCAGAAGAGGGCTGCGGACAACGGGGGCGGGCTCAGGGCCAGGCGCTCGGCCCAGGGGGCCCCAGGTGGAGTGCCGCCCTTGCAAGGACAGCCCCGGGGGCTCCCCCGTAGCCCGGTCCTTGACCAAGTCCTGCGAGCTGTTCTGAAGACGCGTCCCTCCTCTGTGCCTCCCGGACGCGGCTTCAGAGGACATGGGCCTGGGATGCCCAGGGGCAagggggggcagtggggaggggggctggctgGCTTGTCAGGGACGCCCACCCACTGCGGCCAGGCTCCATGGAGGGGGGGTGCTCTGCTGATTCCCTTCAAGCCCTTCCTCCCCTCGCACATTCAATACCACTCTTGTCACTCTCTGTGTCTCCGCCCCACCCTGACGGACACATCCGTGGGCACTCACGGCAGATGTCCGGGGTCCGCCAGGACACGCACACACCCGCTTCGTGGCAGGCCTGGGCGTAGGCGGCCACAGCCGTGCAGAAACACTCGCAGTCGCCCCCTGAGTCGCAGGCGCACGCGTCGCTCACGCAGGCCTCGTAGTACCTGGCCGATTCCACCTACGGGAGAGAGGGGCTTCAGATGCCAAGGGACCCGCCATCCCTGTGGGCTCCGGGGAATCAGTGCAGCTGGTGTCGGCCTGGGCCGGTTTCCCCTGGAGCTCGTTGTCCCACGAGGCCAGCCAGACGGGTCCTCATGGCCACAGCTGGCCCTAGAGGGCGGCAAAGAGCCACTGCTCCCATTTCTGTCCCTTCTTCCCCAGGTGCCTGGAGGAGCGCCCCGCGTACGTGGGCGTGGCAGGCGCTGAAGGTGGCGCTGTTGATGATGCTGCACTGCTTCTGGGCCCAGGACTTGCGGTACGGGTTGGCGGTGCAGGGGTCCTTGGGGGCCTGGGCGTCCGGGCAGGACGGGGAGAATTTCCAGCTGTTGCCGAACTCCAGCACGTCGCCCACCACGGACTGGCTCCGCGTGGTGAAGTCGTTGAGGGCGTTGTCGTCAAAGTTCCCGCACAGCCCGCAGACCCTCCCCTGTGGACGGACAGACGTAGAGACGGCGCAGGCTCAGGGCAAGCGCAGGAGGGGCCCTGCGACCTCACtcgctccccccaccccggggccctCAGGAAGAGCCCCACTGGGCTCTGAAGTCTCCAGGAGGGGAGGGCACAGGAGAAGCAGCCTAGTGGCTACGGAGTGTCCCCCAAAGACAGGCTCAGGTCCTGACCCGGGACCCACGAGTTGGCCCAAAGCAGAAGGAGGGTCTCTGCGGATGCAATCCAGTTAGGATGAGGGCATCCTGGACTGGGGTGGCTGATCCAGTGGCCGGCGTCCTTACAGGACGagggacacacacagagtgaAGACAGTAAAGGGACGTCGTATGCAGAGGTTGGGCTGACGGGGCGCCTGGGGCCACGGAAGCTGGAGGAGGCGGGAAGGATCCTCCCCTCGAGCCTCTGGAGGGAACGTGGCCCTGGGGCACCTGGTTGGACTTAGTGTCCAGACTGCGAGAGAAGGGCCACCAGTTAGGGATCGTTTCTTCCAGCAGCTGCAGGACCCGGACACGGCTGAGGGTCTCCTACTGTcacctcctctctgtctctctgcctctcggtttctgtctgtctgtctctctgtctctctatatctctctgtgtctctctgtctgtctctctgtctctctataactctctgtgtctctctgtttttctatcatctctctctgtctctgtgtctctctgtttttctatcatctcctctgtctctcccccaCCCGCACCCCCGTCTCCGGCCGGCCCTTGGTCTGGGGTGAGGGCGTCACCCTTCCTGGGCAGGGCCTCACCTTGAACTCGGGGCTGAGTGTGAGGAAGATGCTGGTCCCCTTGTCCCACAGCAACACCAGGCTGACATCCGTGTCTACCACCAGGTAGTTGCCCATCTGGCGAATGGAGAAGGGCGGCAGCTGCCCCTGTTCCTTCTCGATCACCTCCATGTTCCCGTCACTCAGCTTCAGCTCGTAGCTCTGCATGGGGCAGGACCAGCGAGTGTCTGGGTGAGGACCCTGGCTACCTGTCGAATGGGTCCATGGCCCTGCGGCCCCTGTCCCAGCTCAGCCATGGGAGCGCGGCCTTCCTGGGGGCTCCCCACCAAGGCCCCCACCCACTGCTCACCCCCAGGAAGATCTTGATGGCCTTGGAGCAGGTGGCCCCCGTGGTGCCACAGGGGACGTTCTCGGTGATGACATGGAAGCCGTCCTAGGCGCTGCCGTCTCCCCCACAGTGGTCCTAAGGAGGCCGGGATGGGACTGAGCGTGCCCCGCGGGGCAGCACAGCAGGGCTGCGGGGCGGCGGGAGGGCTCGGCAGCCATACCTGAAGCAGCGTGTGCTCGCAGTCCCCGCTGAAGCTGTAGCGCTGCCCATCGAAGGTGCGGTAGTGGCCGTCGCCGTACGCCGCGCAGGTGGCCGGGCAGGGCTGGTCTGTGCACTGCCACATCCTGCTCTTACAGGtgctgggcaggggcagcaggCATCAGGCCCAAACCTCCCTCCTGGAGGCCCAGCTGCCTGCCTGGACGGGGGCAGGACTTGCCGGCCAGGCTGTACCTCCCGCTGCAGGGAACCCTCCCCCAGGTGGGGTCCGAGCCCCTCCGCATACCAGGT
Protein-coding regions in this window:
- the LOC138414147 gene encoding LOW QUALITY PROTEIN: mucin-5AC-like (The sequence of the model RefSeq protein was modified relative to this genomic sequence to represent the inferred CDS: deleted 2 bases in 1 codon; substituted 1 base at 1 genomic stop codon); this encodes GSIIYQQTDLSGHCYYALCSLHCHVVRRTDHTCPTSTPPPAPATSTPVSSPSASVSVTQGGCPNAVPPRTNGETWAMPNCSEATCEGNGVITVRARQCPKRQKPTCANGYPAVMVAHPEDCCPPYECKCVCSRWGKPHHITFDGTYYTFLDNCTYVPVQQIVPVFGHFRVLIDTYFCDAEDGLPCLQSIIIEYQQDRVVLTRKPVGGVMTNEIIFNGEVVRPGFRKDGIVVSQIGIKMYVTIPALGVQVMFSGLIFSVELPFSKFANNTEGQCGTCTNDQKDECRLPGGAVVPSCSDMPGHWNVTHPGQPSCSRPPLTPTTVEPKKTSTSCLPSPICQLILSKVFKPCHSVIPPWPYYQACAFDQCHAPTVDTRCSSLELYAALCASLSVCIDWRGLTAHECRFTCPADKVYRPCGPSNPSYCYMNNSANTLALPEAIPITEGCFCPEDMTLFSSSSEVCVPANCSICNTTHCPAPVDCPEGSRSILAYKEGACCPTQNCSRTVCSINGTLYQPGTIVSSNLCEKCWCELPGGPQSDTVVISCETQICSTHCPVGFEYQTQSGQCCGECVQVACVMNTSNSSAHLFYPGESWSDPGSRCVTHKCEKQQDGLVVVTTRKACAPLGCPADKARLSEDGCCLSCPQPPAQDRSTCAVYHELRVLRQRGCSSVGPVRLTYCRGNCGDTTSMYVSPXLAQGRPAIPHPRPTEAPAGPFSYTEVQECGCVGLRCDSHGGSSRSGEAQGAEHSQEAGLGRWSRGAPAPRPLQ